A window of the Plasmodium knowlesi strain H genome assembly, chromosome: 2 genome harbors these coding sequences:
- a CDS encoding AP-4 complex subunit beta, putative, which produces MSPGQSEINKLKEVLKKLPQEKNEEKKREVLKKVIAYMTLGVDVSKLFPDIIMISNTNDIIQKKMIYLYLNNYAETNSELSLLTINTLQKDSKDDDPIIRGLALRSFCNLRINNLFEYIEGPLFNGLNDKNSYVRRIAIISCVKLIKMNPQIAIKNDVIQILKNKLLDKDSQCIINAVHALNEILVDEGGLKVNKEIIFNMLNKISTFNEWGKCVVLNIVSTYIPENEDEMYDIMNILENHIRDFSSAVFLSCLKCFLNFSSNDTNLQIQIFQRMKDPLLTLISTSSYEISYIVLLHTNLLLHEANKLNYNIFEYDYKHFFFRYNDLTYIKDIKLDILVSVATKNNLVMITNELSEYICDQNADIAQKAIYSIGCIALKIPKAVSKIVELALSSFLPMSHSYICSATIEMLANILRKYEEYTKVIIEEIIKHDNKLIDNDGIRSYIWIIGEYSEYIENAPYILEEYVNLTDCSYIFMLELLTACVKVLYRRPSEMVVILASLFDNILKNYKYPELTDKVYFYYKLLSYNYEEAFKIIVCKKKLVKNFCESNENILLDKLFNEFNTLSVLYKQPIYKFVEYSKIRFGGIYDPEENELDGTHDHHVHRDDAHLDNAHDHIAHVSDTDRESFVNSPEEDIGSAVKYPLSTSDTHTNHHNRRDNGNLPNMNEDMLLMGDEETGGYHHSGNKHNGNGPTNDHTDDHTNDHTHHNTYDHRECHEGGNSDHLNNVNTSISSRDVKKSRGRGSTNNVPTTAVGSNPSNGKKLEKKKSHELINTTNSGQLNKLTDILIDAENINPEHYQEQWSILPEQNNEKLFLRKNYYNLELETIDEFISKYNIVTLASGEIDQCLKFYMYSQFYTKQYIFIEIIFNKAENSINWILKSQCDDPNMLDRFTDYFRDIFMDFM; this is translated from the exons ATGTCTCCTGGCcaa AGCGAGATAAACAAGctaaaagaagttttaaagaaactcccacaagaaaaaaatgaagaaaagaaaagagaggTGCTGAAGAAGGTAATAGCGTACATGACCCTCGGGGTCGACGTATCAAAGCTATTTCCGGACATCATAATGATATCAAACACAAATGATataatacagaaaaaaatgatataccTCTATCTAAATAACTATGCAG AGACCAACTCGGAACTGTCCCTACTCACCATAAACACCCTGCAAAAGGACAGCAAAGATGACGACCCCATTATAAGGGGGCTTGCCTTACGGAGTTTTTGCAATTTGCGAATTAATAATTTGTTTGAGTATATAGAAGGGCCTTTATTTAACGGATTAAACGACAAAAATTCCTACGTTCGAAGAATCGCCATAATCAGTTGTGTCAAGCTGATTAAAATGAACCCACAGATAGCTATAAAAAACGATGTCATACAAATTCTGAAAAATAAACTGCTGGACAAAGACTCACAGTGTATAATAAACGCAGTACATGCATTAAACGAAATATTAGTAGATGAAGGAGGATTAAaagtaaataaagaaataatttttaacatGCTAAACAAAATATCTACCTTTAACGAATGGGGAAAATGTGTTGTTCTAAATATCGTAAGTACCTACATTCCAGAAAACGAAGACGAAATGTATGACATTATGAACATATTAGAAAATCACATAAGAGATTTTTCCTCCGCTGTATTTCTATCGtgtttaaaatgttttttaaatttctcttCCAATGATACAAATTTACAAATTCAAATTTTTCAAAGGATGAAGGACCCTTTACTTACTTTAATTTCCACCTCTTCTTACGAAATTTCTTACATCGTTTTGTTGCATACCAATTTGTTATTACACGAGGCGAATAAACTGAACTACAACATATTCGAGTATGACTACAAGCACTTCTTTTTTCGATATAATGATCTTACCTACATAAAGGACATTAAGTTAGACATACTCGTGTCCGTGGCGACcaag AACAACTTGGTGATGATAACAAACGAATTGAGTGAGTACATCTGCGACCAGAATGCGGACATCGCGCAAAAGGCCATTTACTCCATCGGGTGTATAGCGCTGAAAATACCAAAGGCAGTTTCCAAAATAGTAGAATTAGCCCtgtcttcctttctccccatGAGCCATTCCTACATTTGTAGCGCCACGATAGAAATGCTAGCCAACATACTGAGAAAGTATGAAGAATACACCAAGGTAATCAttgaagaaattataaaacatGATAACAAACTGATAGACAATGATGGAATCAGATCCTACATTTGGATTATCGGAGAATATTCAGAATACATAGAAAATGCACCCTACATTTTGGAAGAATATGTCAATTTGACCGATTGTtcctatatatttatgttggAGTTGTTGACAGCGTGTGTGAAGGTCCTATATAGGAGACCTTCAGAAATGGTAGTTATTCTCGCCTCCCTTTTTgataacattttaaaaaattataaataccCGGAGCTTACGGACAAAGTGTACTTTTATTACAAACTGCTAAGTTATAATTATGAAGAAGCCTTCAAAATTATcgtgtgtaaaaaaaaactagtAAAAAATTTCTGCGAATcgaatgaaaatattttattggACAAATTGTTCAATGAATTTAATACCCTGTCTGTACTGTATAAACAGCCTATATACAAATTTGTGGAATATTCTAAAATACGTTTTGGTGGAATATACGACCCCGAGGAAAATGAGCTCGATGGAACCCATGATCATCATGTTCATAGGGACGACGCTCATTTAGACAATGCGCACGATCATATTGCACATGTAAGCGACACGGATAGGGAAAGCTTTGTGAACTCACCAGAGGAGGATATCGGATCGGCTGTCAAATACCCCTTGTCCACCAGtgatacacacacaaatcaCCATAACAGAAGAGACAATGGAAACCTTCCAAACATGAATGAGGATATGCTCCTTATGGGCGATGAAGAGACCGGTGGATATCATCACAGCGGGAACAAACATAACGGGAACGGTCCCACAAACGATCACACAGATGATCATACAAACGATCACACGCACCATAATACCTACGATCATCGAGAATGCCATGAGGGGGGAAACAGCGACCACCTCAACAACGTGAATACCTCCATAAGTAGTAGAGATGTAAAGAAATCACGCGGCAGAGGTTCCACGAACAACGTGCCCACAACCGCGGTTGGTAGTAACCCATCCAATGGTAAAaagttggagaaaaaaaaatcgcatgAATTGATCAACACCACGAATTCAGGGCAGTTGAACAAATTGACTGATATTTTAATCGAtgcagaaaatataaacccAGAACACTACCAAGAGCAGTGGAGtattttacctgaacagaataatgaaaaactatttttaagaaaaaattattacaacTTAGAGTTAGAAACCATTGACGAATTTATATCAAAATACAATATTGTAACACTGGCCTCCGGGGAAATCGATCAGTGTCTAAAGTTCTACATGTACTCGCAATTCTACACGAAGCAGTACATTTTTATTGAGATAATATTCAACAAGGCGGAGAATTCTATCAACTGGATACTGAAATCCCAGTGCGACGACCCCAACATGCTCGATCGCTTCACCGATTATTTCAGGGACATATTCATGGATTTCATGTGA